In a genomic window of Polyangiaceae bacterium:
- a CDS encoding response regulator yields the protein MARGRRGCCHDQHRSRFASRLHAPHGAKEPLIITDLHSEKRFGVAPLLREHGVVSGMSVIIGNPHNPFGVLGCHSTRLREFSQTDAQFLQSVGNLIAAAIERNQNEAALRASEQKYRSLLESIDEGFCIIEVIFDEKDNPVDYRWLEVNPAFERQTGLSDFREKTIREMLPAHETYWFEIYGRVARTGQATRFEHRAAQLGRWYDVYAWRHGDPRDGQVAVLFNDVTKRKLIEQSLAESARQQQALYRLADQLHRARSFADIYNAALDAILDALQCNRASILLIDDAVVMRFVGWRGLSDAYRRAVEGHSPWSVTEKNAVPIHIDDVARADLSDSLKSTIKGEGIGALVFVPVISDGKLIGKFMAYFNAPHVFTDEEIELSLTIARQLAFAIARKRADEELRESEGRFRAFFENSTLPLWEDDWSEVKAQLAEWSRSGITDLRHYLQEDPRAIGTCLSRVRLLKTNQAGVELLHAPDKDAVLKQLDRQIAPESWHVIADLLVAIATGQTHFRGESVLKGFTGETCHVIFDFVALPGHEETLEHVLVSLVDITEIKRAEETLREADRRKDEFLAMLAHELRNPLAPIRNATQALKLIGRSDAKQQRMLEVIERQIQYMARLVDDLLDVSRITRGKIALQRETLELATIVSRAVESSRPLIDARRHQLTVTWPPHSVRVDGDLTRLVQIIGNLLNNAAKYTDEGGHLWLEAADENGEAVIRVRDDGIGLSADMLPHVFDLFAQSNRSLDRSQGGLGIGLTLVRRLVEMHGGKVEARSEGPGLGSEFIVRLPEVGPKEASDVGKSRWERARIEAGALRVLIIEDNVDAAETLSFMLELGGHEVRIAHDGASGLAVADAFKPQVVVCDIGLPVMNGFEVAAKLHAQPGFEQTPLIALSGYGQEEDRRRSKEAGFAYHLTKPVEPEALMALLESLSLGASAVK from the coding sequence TTGGCGCGAGGGCGTCGTGGGTGTTGCCACGATCAGCACCGATCTCGATTCGCAAGCCGGTTACACGCTCCGCATGGGGCCAAGGAGCCGCTCATCATTACGGATCTGCACAGCGAGAAGCGTTTTGGGGTGGCGCCGCTTTTGCGCGAGCATGGGGTCGTGAGCGGCATGAGTGTCATCATCGGCAATCCTCACAATCCGTTCGGCGTGCTGGGCTGCCACTCGACGCGACTACGCGAATTCAGCCAGACGGACGCTCAGTTTTTGCAGTCCGTCGGAAACCTCATTGCCGCAGCCATCGAACGCAACCAAAACGAAGCGGCGCTGCGCGCGAGCGAGCAGAAGTACCGTTCTCTTCTCGAGTCGATCGATGAAGGGTTCTGCATCATCGAAGTGATTTTCGACGAAAAGGACAATCCTGTCGATTACCGGTGGCTCGAGGTGAACCCTGCATTCGAGCGGCAAACCGGCTTGAGCGATTTTCGAGAAAAAACCATTCGAGAAATGCTGCCGGCGCATGAAACGTATTGGTTCGAGATCTACGGCCGCGTCGCGCGGACGGGCCAAGCGACCCGCTTCGAACATCGTGCTGCGCAATTGGGTCGCTGGTATGACGTGTATGCCTGGAGGCACGGAGACCCTCGAGACGGGCAGGTCGCCGTGCTTTTTAATGACGTCACGAAACGCAAGCTGATCGAACAATCTTTGGCCGAAAGCGCGCGTCAGCAGCAAGCGCTTTATCGATTGGCGGATCAATTGCATCGCGCTCGATCCTTTGCAGACATCTACAATGCAGCGCTCGATGCGATTCTCGATGCGTTGCAATGCAATCGCGCTTCTATTTTGCTCATCGACGACGCCGTCGTGATGCGTTTCGTCGGTTGGCGTGGGTTGTCCGATGCCTACCGTCGTGCCGTCGAAGGCCATTCACCATGGTCGGTCACGGAGAAAAATGCGGTACCGATTCACATCGACGACGTGGCTCGCGCCGATTTGAGCGATTCGCTCAAATCGACGATCAAGGGCGAAGGGATCGGCGCGCTCGTGTTCGTCCCCGTCATCTCCGATGGGAAGCTCATTGGTAAGTTCATGGCGTACTTCAATGCGCCTCATGTTTTCACCGACGAGGAAATCGAGCTCAGTTTGACCATTGCCCGTCAATTGGCTTTCGCCATTGCGCGCAAACGCGCCGATGAAGAATTGCGCGAGAGCGAGGGGCGGTTTCGAGCATTCTTCGAGAATTCGACGTTGCCCTTGTGGGAGGACGACTGGAGCGAAGTCAAAGCGCAGCTTGCCGAATGGTCTCGCTCGGGGATCACGGACTTGCGCCATTACCTACAAGAGGACCCGCGAGCCATCGGCACTTGCCTGAGCCGCGTGCGTCTTTTGAAAACCAATCAGGCAGGCGTCGAGCTCCTTCATGCGCCCGACAAGGACGCCGTTTTGAAGCAGCTCGATCGCCAAATCGCACCAGAATCGTGGCATGTCATTGCCGATTTGCTAGTGGCCATCGCCACCGGGCAAACCCATTTTCGCGGGGAATCGGTCCTCAAAGGCTTCACGGGAGAAACGTGCCATGTCATATTCGACTTCGTTGCTCTTCCCGGCCATGAGGAAACGCTCGAACACGTGCTCGTGTCGCTCGTGGACATCACCGAAATCAAACGAGCCGAGGAGACGCTCAGAGAAGCGGACCGACGGAAAGACGAATTCTTGGCGATGCTCGCGCACGAGCTTCGCAATCCGCTCGCGCCGATCCGCAATGCCACGCAGGCACTGAAGCTCATCGGGCGCTCCGACGCCAAACAGCAGCGCATGCTGGAGGTGATCGAGCGGCAAATACAGTACATGGCGCGACTCGTGGACGACTTGCTCGACGTTTCACGCATTACGCGCGGCAAGATTGCTCTGCAGCGCGAGACGCTCGAGCTTGCGACGATCGTGAGCCGCGCGGTGGAATCGAGTCGGCCGCTGATCGATGCACGCAGGCACCAATTGACCGTCACATGGCCGCCTCATTCGGTGAGAGTCGACGGTGATTTGACTCGTCTCGTCCAAATCATTGGCAACTTGCTCAACAATGCCGCCAAATACACGGACGAGGGGGGCCATTTATGGCTCGAGGCTGCCGATGAAAATGGCGAAGCGGTCATTCGGGTGCGAGACGACGGGATCGGATTGAGCGCGGACATGTTGCCGCATGTATTCGATCTTTTTGCTCAATCGAATCGGTCGCTCGACCGCTCACAGGGCGGTTTGGGCATTGGATTGACGCTGGTCCGGAGGCTCGTCGAAATGCACGGTGGGAAAGTGGAAGCGAGGAGTGAAGGGCCGGGCCTCGGTAGCGAATTCATCGTGCGGCTGCCAGAGGTCGGGCCCAAAGAGGCGTCGGACGTGGGGAAATCGCGATGGGAACGTGCGCGGATCGAAGCTGGCGCTTTGCGCGTGCTGATCATCGAGGACAACGTGGATGCGGCAGAGACGCTGTCGTTCATGCTGGAGCTCGGTGGGCACGAAGTTCGGATTGCACATGATGGCGCGTCGGGGCTCGCAGTGGCCGATGCGTTCAAGCCGCAGGTGGTGGTGTGCGACATCGGTTTGCCGGTCATGAACGGCTTCGAGGTCGCAGCGAAGTTGCATGCGCAGCCGGGATTCGAGCAAACGCCGCTGATTGCGCTGAGCGGTTACGGGCAGGAGGAGGACCGGCGGCGTTCGAAAGAGGCGGGGTTTGCTTATCATCTCACGAAGCCCGTCGAGCCGGAGGCGCTCATGGCATTGCTCGAATCGCTTTCGCTTGGTGCAAGCGCGGTGAAATGA
- a CDS encoding Na(+)/H(+) antiporter subunit B (subunit B of antiporter complex involved in resistance to high concentrations of Na+, K+, Li+ and/or alkali), with protein sequence MPSVILRATTPVLILLLIIVSIYALFRGHNEPGGGFVGGLLIASAFSLHVLAHDVPSTRRLLRIAPHTLLGIGLSTILFSGIIGLCADGAFLEGMWTTVPIPGLGTVELGTPVLFDLGVYIGVMGMVLMIIFLTAEMNP encoded by the coding sequence ATGCCCTCGGTCATTCTGCGTGCGACCACGCCGGTCCTGATTCTGCTTTTGATCATCGTCTCGATTTACGCGCTTTTTCGCGGGCACAACGAGCCTGGAGGTGGCTTCGTCGGCGGGCTCCTCATTGCCTCCGCGTTTTCGCTGCACGTCCTCGCCCACGATGTCCCCTCGACACGGCGACTGCTCCGCATTGCGCCCCATACCCTCCTGGGAATCGGCCTTTCGACCATTCTCTTTTCGGGCATCATTGGCCTCTGTGCAGACGGCGCCTTTTTGGAGGGTATGTGGACGACCGTCCCCATTCCGGGGCTCGGCACCGTCGAACTGGGCACTCCCGTGCTCTTCGACCTCGGCGTGTATATCGGCGTCATGGGCATGGTGCTCATGATCATTTTTTTGACCGCGGAGATGAATCCATGA
- a CDS encoding cation:proton antiporter yields MTPLLLVAIATVTLAFVVALIRLLIGPSLPDRVVAMDLMATVGSGGIALYAMVTDHSVLLDAVMVLSLIFFLGTIAFAFYLERLGETP; encoded by the coding sequence ATGACCCCGCTTTTGTTGGTTGCGATTGCCACCGTGACGCTCGCATTCGTCGTTGCGCTCATTCGCTTGTTGATTGGACCGAGTCTGCCCGACCGCGTGGTTGCCATGGACCTCATGGCGACGGTCGGCAGCGGGGGCATTGCTCTGTACGCGATGGTGACCGATCATAGCGTTCTTTTGGATGCGGTGATGGTCCTGTCGCTCATTTTTTTCCTCGGCACGATTGCATTTGCTTTTTATCTCGAGAGGCTTGGGGAGACGCCATGA
- a CDS encoding putative monovalent cation/H+ antiporter subunit A produces the protein MLWAVLSIFIGALLAPPVHRLLGRPAVWLFAALPLGVLASAMPHVPRLLAGQAHQASLPWIPSLGVELAVRLDALSLVFLALICGIGALIFIYASKYLESDPRLGRFYAYLLLFTGSMVGLVLADDILFLFVCWELTSISSFLLIAWDHERLDARKAALTALLVTGGGGLAMLAGFVLLTLATGETLISRFSGDVVRGSPLYLPILFCVLAGAFTKSAQLPFSFWLPRAMEAPTPVSAYLHSATMVKAGVYLLARLHPTLGETREWTTVVTTIGAITMVAGAVLAVTQKDLKRILAQSTVCVLGLLTMLLGIGTQAAISAAVVYLIAHSLYKGALFMTAGTLDHETGTRDVTRLRGLARLMPITATAAVIAAISNAGAPPLLGFLSKELFYGALLASPWMTGPLVVAAVSASALLVVVSVVVAYRPFFGGSPTAPQLPHEAPPSLWLGPALLAAASLLFGLAPHLLGSLPSAAATAILGRPAPLELHLWHGFTPVLALSAATLLAGLALFRFLSGRVDRLSDTATRLAAWGPARLYDAAFAGLMRFAEWQTKRLQTGHLRHYLLVTVLTTVVLVGVPLRQSLPFSISTDGIEFPDLVLAGVILATVAMTMRTLSRLAVVAALGAIGISVMLIYVIFSALDLALTQIMVEALTVVIFVLVLHHLPRFVRRSSARVWMPDAIISLIFGATVALLIIMTSTLSPEPTLSEYFVAKGYPEAHGRNIVNVILVDFRAIDTLGETTVLCVAGIGVYALLQSRTRKGT, from the coding sequence ATGCTGTGGGCTGTCCTGAGCATTTTCATTGGGGCGCTGCTGGCGCCGCCCGTCCACCGGTTGCTCGGCCGCCCGGCTGTCTGGCTCTTCGCAGCCCTGCCCCTCGGCGTGCTCGCTTCTGCAATGCCGCACGTCCCGAGGCTGCTCGCCGGGCAAGCCCATCAGGCGTCGCTACCGTGGATCCCCTCGCTCGGTGTCGAGCTCGCCGTCCGCTTGGATGCGCTTTCGCTCGTGTTCCTCGCGCTCATCTGCGGCATTGGCGCGCTCATTTTCATTTATGCAAGCAAGTATCTCGAATCGGATCCGCGACTCGGACGGTTTTACGCGTACCTGCTCCTGTTCACCGGCTCCATGGTCGGCCTCGTCCTCGCCGATGACATCTTGTTCCTCTTCGTATGCTGGGAGCTCACCAGCATCAGCTCGTTTCTCCTCATTGCTTGGGACCACGAACGACTCGACGCGCGCAAAGCTGCGCTGACCGCGCTGCTCGTCACCGGCGGCGGCGGCCTCGCCATGCTCGCAGGCTTCGTCCTCCTCACGCTCGCCACCGGCGAAACGCTCATCTCCCGCTTTTCGGGCGACGTCGTCCGCGGAAGCCCCCTTTACCTGCCCATTCTATTCTGTGTCCTCGCCGGCGCGTTCACCAAGTCCGCGCAGTTGCCCTTTTCCTTTTGGCTACCTCGCGCGATGGAAGCCCCCACGCCCGTCAGCGCGTACCTGCATTCGGCCACCATGGTCAAAGCCGGCGTTTATCTCCTCGCACGCCTGCATCCCACGCTGGGCGAAACCCGCGAATGGACCACCGTCGTCACCACCATCGGCGCGATAACCATGGTCGCCGGCGCCGTCCTCGCCGTCACGCAAAAAGACCTCAAACGAATCCTCGCCCAGTCGACCGTCTGCGTCCTCGGCCTCCTCACCATGCTCCTCGGCATCGGCACCCAGGCCGCCATTTCTGCCGCTGTCGTGTACCTGATCGCACATTCACTCTACAAGGGCGCGCTCTTCATGACCGCGGGCACCTTGGACCATGAAACCGGCACCCGCGACGTCACCCGCCTGCGCGGCCTTGCGCGCCTCATGCCCATCACCGCCACCGCCGCCGTCATCGCCGCCATCTCCAACGCCGGCGCACCCCCGCTGCTCGGCTTCCTGTCGAAAGAGCTCTTCTACGGCGCTCTCCTCGCATCACCCTGGATGACCGGCCCCCTCGTCGTCGCCGCCGTCTCCGCCAGCGCCCTCCTCGTCGTCGTCAGCGTCGTCGTCGCCTATCGCCCCTTCTTCGGTGGTTCCCCGACCGCGCCGCAGCTCCCCCACGAGGCACCCCCATCCTTGTGGCTCGGCCCCGCCCTCCTCGCCGCCGCGAGCCTCCTCTTCGGCCTCGCACCGCACCTGCTCGGTAGCCTCCCCAGCGCCGCGGCAACCGCCATCCTCGGCCGCCCCGCCCCGCTCGAGCTCCACCTTTGGCACGGCTTCACCCCCGTGCTCGCCCTCAGCGCCGCCACCCTCCTCGCCGGCCTCGCCCTCTTCCGATTCCTCTCCGGCCGCGTAGACCGCCTTTCTGACACGGCCACGCGTCTCGCAGCCTGGGGCCCTGCGCGTTTGTACGACGCCGCCTTCGCGGGCCTCATGCGCTTCGCCGAATGGCAAACCAAACGCCTCCAGACCGGCCACTTGCGCCATTACCTGCTCGTCACCGTTCTCACGACCGTCGTCCTCGTCGGCGTCCCATTGCGCCAGAGCCTTCCTTTTTCGATTTCCACCGACGGCATCGAGTTTCCCGATCTCGTCCTCGCCGGCGTCATTCTGGCAACCGTGGCCATGACGATGCGCACGCTCTCACGCCTCGCCGTCGTCGCCGCGCTCGGCGCCATTGGCATTTCGGTCATGCTCATTTACGTCATTTTCAGCGCCCTCGATCTCGCGCTCACGCAGATCATGGTCGAGGCGCTCACGGTCGTCATCTTCGTCCTCGTCCTGCACCACTTACCGCGCTTCGTCAGGCGGTCCTCGGCGCGCGTCTGGATGCCCGATGCCATTATCTCCCTGATCTTTGGCGCGACGGTCGCCCTTTTGATCATCATGACGTCGACGCTCTCCCCGGAGCCTACCCTCAGCGAATACTTCGTCGCCAAAGGTTACCCCGAAGCCCACGGGCGCAACATCGTCAACGTCATCCTCGTCGATTTTCGTGCAATCGATACGCTCGGCGAAACGACCGTCCTGTGCGTCGCCGGAATCGGCGTATACGCCCTCCTCCAGTCCCGCACCCGGAAGGGAACCTGA
- a CDS encoding Na+/H+ antiporter subunit E produces the protein MRAFVLNLFLAFVWVTLTGRATASAAAVGFVLGYFLLLWLRRLIGPTTYFEKVPTVLSFVVFYAKEMLRANLRVARDVLSKRRQSRPGIIAVPLDLATDLEITTLVILLALTPGTFGLDISSDRRILFIHAMFVESADALRATIKNEFERRVRELYR, from the coding sequence ATGAGAGCTTTCGTCCTCAATCTATTCCTCGCGTTCGTCTGGGTCACGCTGACGGGTCGAGCGACCGCGAGTGCCGCTGCCGTCGGCTTTGTTCTCGGGTATTTCCTGCTCCTCTGGCTCCGGCGCCTGATTGGCCCGACGACGTATTTCGAGAAGGTGCCCACGGTCCTGTCGTTCGTGGTCTTTTATGCAAAAGAAATGCTTCGGGCAAACCTCAGGGTTGCCCGGGATGTATTGTCGAAGAGGCGACAGAGCCGTCCGGGCATCATCGCGGTCCCCTTGGATTTGGCGACCGATCTAGAAATCACGACGCTCGTGATTCTCCTTGCGCTGACGCCTGGTACTTTTGGCCTCGACATTTCGAGCGACCGTCGAATTCTCTTCATTCATGCGATGTTCGTGGAGAGCGCCGACGCGCTTCGAGCGACCATCAAGAACGAATTCGAACGCCGCGTGAGGGAGCTATACCGATGA
- a CDS encoding Na+/H+ antiporter subunit D yields MRVLLVLPVLVPMATAALSLLAYRRERTQRALGLVGSIVQLVVGVFLLRAVHRFGIQSTQLGAWPAPYGITFVVDLFSALMVLLSGTIAFVTSIYSFGNIDRDRQAHGFYPLMHVLLMGTNGVFITGDIFNMYVWFEVTLIASFVLLVLGNERPQMQGAIKYVAMNLISSAFFLTGIGILYGSVHALNMADISLKLPSLDAPIRMTLAMIFLVAFGIKAAVFPLFFWLPDSYHTPPVTVTALFAGLLTKVGVYALIRVFTLIFRGDGTSTYALILGIAAFTMMVGVLGAVSHREVRRILAFHSVSQVGYMVMGLGLFTMSSLAGAIFFVLHHAIIKSNLFLISGLMTPHGKDVRLDLQGGLLARKPALAVCFILTALSLAGLPPLSGFWAKLGLVRAGLEVGSTGAAIVVATSLAVGLITLISMTKIWNEAFWKPAPTAENTAPNANPERPRALLYVPVVLMTALGFAIGMVPEPLLSVVQRAAAQLADPTEYVHTVLGEGTPR; encoded by the coding sequence ATGAGGGTGCTCCTCGTCCTGCCCGTCCTCGTCCCCATGGCCACCGCGGCCCTCTCGCTCCTTGCCTACCGGCGCGAGCGGACGCAGCGCGCGCTCGGCCTCGTCGGCAGCATCGTGCAGCTCGTCGTTGGCGTCTTCTTGCTCCGAGCCGTGCACCGATTCGGCATTCAATCGACCCAGCTCGGCGCTTGGCCCGCGCCGTACGGAATCACCTTCGTCGTCGACCTTTTCTCGGCCCTCATGGTCTTGTTATCGGGGACCATTGCGTTCGTCACATCCATTTATTCATTCGGGAACATCGACCGCGACCGGCAAGCGCACGGGTTTTACCCGCTCATGCACGTCCTCCTCATGGGGACCAACGGCGTATTCATCACCGGCGACATTTTCAATATGTACGTCTGGTTCGAAGTCACGCTCATTGCGTCCTTCGTGCTCTTGGTGCTCGGCAATGAACGGCCGCAAATGCAGGGCGCCATCAAATACGTCGCGATGAATCTCATTTCGAGTGCCTTTTTCCTCACCGGCATTGGCATTCTTTATGGCTCCGTCCACGCCCTCAACATGGCCGACATTTCGTTGAAGCTCCCGAGCCTCGATGCGCCCATACGCATGACCCTCGCGATGATCTTCCTCGTCGCGTTCGGCATCAAAGCTGCCGTTTTCCCCCTCTTTTTCTGGCTCCCGGATTCGTATCACACGCCTCCCGTCACGGTCACGGCGCTCTTCGCGGGCCTCTTGACCAAGGTCGGCGTCTACGCCCTCATCCGCGTTTTCACCCTCATTTTCCGAGGCGACGGCACATCGACCTACGCACTCATCCTCGGCATTGCGGCATTCACCATGATGGTCGGCGTCCTCGGCGCCGTCTCCCATCGCGAAGTCCGCCGGATCCTCGCGTTTCACAGCGTCAGCCAGGTCGGCTACATGGTCATGGGCCTCGGCCTCTTCACGATGTCCTCCCTTGCGGGCGCCATTTTCTTCGTATTGCACCACGCCATCATCAAATCGAACCTCTTTCTCATCAGCGGCCTCATGACCCCCCATGGCAAAGACGTTCGGCTCGACCTTCAAGGCGGCCTGCTCGCGCGCAAACCTGCCCTCGCCGTATGCTTCATTCTCACCGCTTTGTCCCTCGCCGGCTTGCCCCCCTTATCGGGATTCTGGGCCAAACTCGGTTTGGTCCGCGCCGGCCTCGAAGTCGGCTCGACGGGCGCCGCAATCGTCGTCGCCACGAGCCTTGCGGTCGGTCTGATCACGCTCATTTCCATGACCAAAATCTGGAACGAGGCATTCTGGAAGCCCGCGCCTACCGCTGAAAATACGGCTCCGAATGCGAATCCCGAACGACCTCGCGCGCTTTTGTACGTGCCGGTCGTCCTCATGACAGCGCTCGGGTTTGCGATTGGAATGGTGCCCGAGCCGCTCCTCAGCGTCGTCCAGCGGGCTGCCGCGCAGCTTGCCGATCCGACCGAATACGTGCACACCGTGCTGGGGGAAGGTACCCCTCGATGA
- a CDS encoding Na+/H+ antiporter subunit G — MISDIIEGALLVIGSIFILLAAVGILRMPDLFTRLQVTSKASVFGMTCILSAAALHFDAPAVTARAVIIIAFVVLTIPVATHLLARAGYTTNVPLSPETVVNELAGHYDPTTHTLAGPEPRTRTFELSPRAVVLGKRIVELGLPPGVLIRVIHRHGGAIVPRGQTILEAGDRLEVLAEPSEFVHVREIFEAQVEKADAEDSDEEGPV; from the coding sequence ATGATCAGCGATATCATCGAGGGCGCGCTTCTGGTCATTGGCAGCATTTTCATTTTGCTCGCGGCGGTGGGCATTTTGCGCATGCCGGATCTTTTTACGCGTCTTCAAGTCACATCGAAGGCATCGGTCTTCGGCATGACGTGCATTCTTTCCGCGGCGGCGCTTCATTTCGATGCGCCGGCCGTCACCGCGCGAGCCGTCATCATCATTGCATTCGTGGTGCTGACGATACCTGTCGCGACGCATTTGCTGGCGCGCGCCGGATACACGACCAACGTGCCCCTCTCGCCGGAGACCGTGGTAAACGAGCTCGCGGGGCATTACGATCCGACGACGCATACGCTCGCGGGGCCCGAGCCGCGGACGCGCACGTTCGAGCTATCGCCGCGGGCAGTCGTCCTTGGCAAGCGTATCGTCGAGCTTGGTTTGCCGCCGGGGGTGCTCATCCGCGTCATTCACCGTCACGGTGGGGCGATCGTACCTCGAGGGCAAACCATTCTCGAAGCGGGCGATAGGCTGGAAGTGCTCGCCGAGCCGTCGGAGTTCGTCCACGTGCGCGAGATATTCGAGGCGCAGGTTGAAAAGGCGGATGCGGAGGATTCGGATGAGGAGGGTCCGGTGTAA
- a CDS encoding Na+/H+ antiporter subunit C, with translation MTLLLAIIVGSLYASGLFMMLRRSIVKLAFGLVLLGHGTNLLLLTVAGVVRGRPPLIPKGGAALDAPPADPVAQALILTAIVISFAVIAFTIVLLHRVHRTMGSDDIDSLESESADA, from the coding sequence ATGACGCTGCTTCTCGCCATCATCGTAGGCAGCCTTTATGCCTCGGGGCTCTTTATGATGCTTCGCCGCAGCATCGTGAAGCTCGCGTTTGGCTTGGTGCTTCTCGGTCACGGGACCAACCTACTCCTTCTCACGGTCGCCGGCGTCGTCCGCGGCCGTCCGCCGCTCATTCCCAAAGGCGGAGCGGCCCTCGATGCACCGCCAGCCGATCCGGTCGCTCAAGCGCTGATCCTCACGGCGATCGTCATCAGCTTTGCGGTCATCGCATTCACCATCGTCCTCCTTCATCGCGTGCATCGCACCATGGGCAGCGACGATATCGACTCTCTCGAATCGGAATCGGCCGACGCATGA